TTGTCGGTGACCATCTCTTTGGCCAGCATCAAGGCCCCGTTGTCGCAAAGGTATGTCCTGCCCGAGACGCACCAGCGGCAGATACCGCACGCGGCGATGAACGACAGACCCACGTGGTCACCGGGCTGCACCGACCGCACGCCGGGACCGACGGCCTCGACTATGCCTGCGCCTTCATGCCCACCGAGCATCGGGAAGAAATCAGGCGGGGGCACGCCCACCGCCTCGTACATGGCCACCAGGTCGGGCGTCGGCACCATGTCGCCGGTCGTGAAGTGGTCGTCGGTGTGGCAGATCCCTGCCACGGCCATCCTCACGAGGACTTCACCGGTTCGCGGCGGGTCGAGCGTGATCTCTTCGATCTCCCAGTCCATCCCGACCCCGCGCAGCACTGCGCCCCGGCACTTCAGCGGCTTAGCAGGCAATTCGGTCATGTTCCGAGCATCTGCCCGCGCCACGGGGAGCGACAGCGTATCCGCATACCCCATCTAGGCTCATCTGCATGCCTGACCCGCAGATCTCTGAACCTAGGCCCACCAACTGGGCCGCCGGCCGCTACCAGGCCGTCGCCGAACGCATCGCCGTGATCGCCGGTGAGGTGGTCACCGCGGCCGACCGGTTGCGCCCCGTGCGTGACTCCGCGCTGGTCGACCTGGCCTGCGGCACCGGCAGCGCGGCATTGGCCGCGGCCGAGGCCGGCGCAAAGGTCACCGGTGTGGATCTCACCGCCGAACTGGTCGCCATCGCCGCCGAGCGGCCGGGAGCCGACGCGGTGCACTGGGTGGTCGCCGACGCCGCCAATACCGGCCTGCCCGACGGCGCGTTCGGCACCGTGGTGTCGAACATGGGCATCATCTTCGTCGAGCCCACCAGCCTGGTTGCCGAGGTCGCCCGGCTGCTCACCCCCGGCGGGGTGTTCGCGTTCTCCACCTGGGTCCGCGACGACGCGGGCAGCCCGTTCTTCACCCCGATCGTCGAAACCCTGGGCCAACCGCCGGCCTCGGTCTATTCGCCCGATCAGTGGGGCGACCTCGACATCGTGCAGTCCCGGCTGGCCGCCGGGTTCGACGACGTTCTCTTCGAAACCGGTTCGCATACCTGGCAATTCGACTCCGTCGAGACCGCGTTGCGCTTCATCGCCGACGAGTCACCGATGCATGTCGACCTGCTCGGCCGGGTGGACGAGACGACCCGCGATCGTCTGCTCGATGCGTTCACCGCCGCGCTGAGTGCGCAGGCCGACGACGAGGGCCGGGTTTCCTTCGAGGCGCCCTACGCAGTGGTGACGGCCCACCGCAGGGCATGAAACATGTTGCGTGACATCAGGAACAGCACCAGAGCCGCCGCGTTGTTACTCGTCGCAGTCCTTCTCGGTATGTCCACCAACACGACCGCTTCCGCACGTCCCGACGCCCTCGCGACCGCCGTGGACCATGCGTTTCGGCCGCTCATGGCCCAATACGACATACCGGGCATGTCCATAGCAGTGACGGTCAACGGTCAACAGCGCTACTTCAATTTCGGAGTCGCAGACAGACAACGCATGACGCCGGTAACCCCGGACACGCTCTTCGAGATCGGTTCGGTCAGTAAGACGTTCACCGCCACACTGGCGTCGTACGCGCAAGCGCTGGGGCGCATCTCGCTGACTGATCACCCCAGCATCTACATGCCGCAGTTGACGGGCAGTGCCATCGACAAGGCCGACCTGCTCAACCTCGGCACTTTCACCGCGGGTGGATTGCCCTTGCAGTTTCCTCCCGACGTCACGGACGACGCCCAGATGCAGACGTGGTTTCACCAGTGGCAACCCGATGCAGCCCCCGGCCAACAGCGGCGATACTCCAACCCCAGCATCGGGTTGCTCGGCCACCTCACCGCCTTGGCGATGAACCGTGACTTCAGCGATCTGGTCGAACAGGAGGTATTCCCCAAGCTGCAACTACGCCACAGCTACATCCGAGTGCCGCAATCGCAGATGGAGAACTACGCCTGGGGCTACAACGCCGACAACGAGCCGATCCGGGTGAACCCAGGCGTTTTCGATGCTGAAGCGTACGGTGTCAAGTCCTCTGCGGCCGACTTGCTCCGCTTCGTCGAGACCAACATCGCGCCGAATGACCTTGAGGCACCGATGCGCGACGCTGTCCAAGGGACGCACGTCGGCTATTTCAAAGTCGGTGACATGGTCCAAGGGCTCGGCTGGGAACAGTATCCCTACCCGGTCACCCTCGACCGGCTGTTGGCCGGAAACTCGACCACCATGGCCATGCAGCCGAACCCGGCGGCGCCGCTCACTCCCCAACCCACCTCAACCCCGAGGCTGTTCAACAAGACCGGCTCCACAGATGGTTTCGGCGCCTATGCGGTGTTCGTGCCCGACAAGCGGATAGGTCTGGTGATGCTCGCGAACAAGAACTATCCGATCACCGCCCGCGTCAGCGCGGCCCACGCTGTCCTGCAACAGCTTTCGAATACCTAGCGCGGACGCGGGCCACCGGACAGCATGGTCTCGACACTGTCGGCGAATGCCGCGGTGGTGAAACACGTCGGTTCGGCGAACTCTTCGAGCGTGAGCGCATCGTTCCAGCTGGCGTCGGCCGCCGCGCGCAACAGAGGTTTGGCCATCGCGACGGCATGTGGCGGCAATGCCGCGACACGCGAGCACCAAACATCCGCGGTGGCAAGCAGCTTGTCGTGCGCGACGACCTCGTGCACCAATCCCAGCCGCTGCGCGGCTTCGGCGTCGATGTGCTCGCCCTTGAGGTAGTACGCGAGCGCGCCCTGATAGCCGAGTCGGCGGGTCAACGCCCAGCTGGTGCCGACCTCCGGGATCAAACCCAGACGGGCGAAGGCGGGCACGATGACGGCCTTCTCACTGGCGATGGTCACATCGCAGGTGAGCGCCCAGGCGAGCCCAACCCCGGCCGCGGGCCCGTTGAGGGCGGCGACGAAGATGGTGTCCGAACCCGCGATAAGCCGGGCGATACCGCCGAATTCCCGGCGGATCCAGCGCCATACGTCCGCGGTTCCCTCTCCCCGGTACCGGTTTTCGACGGCTGCGCGCATCATGCGCAAGTCGCCACCGGCGCTGAACCCTGGATCGGCGCCCGTCAACACCACGGCACGAATGTCGTCGTCGGCGGCGAGATCTTCCAGGGCGCGGCGCAATTGCCGGACCAGCGGTGCGGACAGCACGTTCAGCCGGTCGGGCTCGTCGAGTGTCACCACCGCGCGATCACCGCTGCGCTCGACGCGAATCCGCTGTGGCGCGTCCGGGGCGTCCCCGTCGGCCACCATGCTGCGATACAAGGGCTTGTCCATCAGCTGACCTCCTCGATTGGTCTGGCCTGCAATGCTTTCCATGCCGCATCGGCGAACATCTCGACGGCCTCGCGGTCCATGTCCGGAACCTCGCCGGCGATCCAGTAGCGGGCATATTCCTGTGCCGGACCGAGCCACAGTGCGGCCGTGATCCCCGGCCGCATGGCCACCAGCGCCCCGTAGGTGTGGTGCGGGCGCCACCAATCCCGGACGGTCGTGAAGAAATTCCGGTTGGCTTCACGGAGTTCCTGGCTGTCCAGCCGATCACCCAGGAGCAGCATCGCCTCGCCGCGGTGGGCCGCCACCCAATCCAGATGATTGCGGACACCGCCGCGGATTCCCTCTTCAGCCGTGGCCTGTTCGCGCAGCATGGCCAGGAAACCCGCCTGATATTCGGCCATGACCTGTGCGTACACCGCGGCCGCCAACGCGGGCTTGTCGGGGAAGTGGTGGTAGAGCGATCCGACGCTCACCTCGGCTTCGCGCCGCACCTCATCCAGGGTCGGGACGATGGTCCCCTCGGCCGCGAACCGGCGACGCGCGACCGATATCAGTCGATCCCGCGCACCTGTTGCCCTGGAGGGTGGCACGAGGATTACTCTATCAAAACCGAGAAATTCTCTAGAGAGCCGTCATTCGGCCTGGTAGAGGATCCCTCGACCGATCGCTTCCCGTATCTCCGGCAGCGCGGCCTGCGCCAGCGCATCGGAATCCACGCCATGATGGGCGGCGAGCAGCTGGATCAAGGTGCCCAGCGGCACCTCCCCTCGGCACCCGGCCAGCAATGCCCGCAGTACCTCGTCGACACCGATCACCGCGGCCGGGCCACCCGGACGGCGCACGGCGGCCCCGATCTCCTGCCACCCCTCGGGTCCGGGAAGTGACTGCTCTTCGAGGAACACCGGCGCGGTGGACAAGCGGGCCGCGAGCAGCGCATCGTCGGAGGTGTCGCGCAAGTAGGCCCGCCGGGCGAAGAACGCGTCCACTTCTGTTCCGGTGAGCGCCTCGTCGGCACCGGTGATCTCCTCGAAGATCTGCTCGGGCGCTTCCCCGGCCCGCGGCACCCGCAGCGAGATCATGCCCATGCCGATGCCGGCGATGTCCTGCTCGGCGAACCAGTCGAGCCATTGCCCGCCCCGCTGCGCCTGCCGGTCGAGGTCCTCACCGGCGTCGGCCAGCCACAGCGATACGTAGCTGACCGGATCGGCGAGTTCGCGCTGCACCACCCAGGCGTGCAGGCCCGTGCCGGCCAGCCAACCGCGGACCCGCTCCTGCCACTCGCGGCCGTCACGCACGATCCAGTTCGCCATGATGTGCGCGGTTCCGCCCGGCAACAGGTGATCACCGATCTGTTCGATCAGGCTCTGACACAACGCATCTCCGGCCAGGCCGGAGTCCCGGTAGGTGTAGTCCCGGGCACCCGAGCCCACCACGAACGGCGGATTCGACACGATCAGGTCGAACCGCTCGCCGGCCACCGGCTCGAACAGGCTGCCGTGCCGCAGATCCCACGACATGCCGCCCAGCCGCGCCGTCATCGCCGCGAGTGCCAGCGCCCGCTCGTTGGTGTCGGTCGCGACGATCTCGTCGCAGTGCGCGTTCATGTGCAGTGCCTGGATACCGCATCCCGTCCCGAGGTCGAGCGCGCGACCGACGGGTTTACGCGTCACCGCACGGGCGAGCGACACCGACGCCCCGCCGATGCCCAGCACATGGTCGTGACGCAACGGACCGCGCCGCACCGCGGCGTCCTGGTCGGACACGACGTAGAAATCCCGCTCCCCGTCGCTGTGCGGCCGGATGTCCAGGGCGGCCCGCACCTTGTCGCCGCGGAACTCGAGGACACCGTTGGCGGCCAACGTCTGCAGACTGCTCGACGGGAACGCCGCCGCGACCAGTTCCGGTGGCTCCTCGGTGCCCAGCAGCAGCAGCCGGACCAGTACCGCCAAGCGCTGACGGTCGGCCGGCGCGGCGTGGGTCACGCGCAGGACCGGCCACCACACCCCGCGGCTCAGCGCGGCGTCGGTGTCGGCGCCCAGGAGATCGGCCACCCCGTCGGTGGTGAATCCGGCCGACCGCAGGTCGGCGCCGATCGCATCGACAAGACCAGCGTCGACGCCTCCCTCAGTCCCGCTCAAAACAGCCCCATCTCTTCGGGTTCGGCCGGCTCGATGAGCTCTGGACCGTTGTTGCGGACGCTGTTGACCAGCCGGGACACCTCGCGGACGGCGATCCGGTCCAGGTCCCCGTGGCCCCGCAGCAGCCCCTCGTCGATCGGGGCGTCGGGATCCATCCAGCGGTCCCAGTCCGGCGCGCTGATGGTCAGCGGCATCCTGTCGTGGATCTCGGCGAGCGGACCGGCGGCATCGGTGGTGATGATCGTGCAACTGAGCAGTGGCGGCGCGTCCTTCGGTGCACCCTGCGGGCGCCACGTGGTCCACAGCCCCGCCATGAACAGCAGCTCGCCGTCGTCGGCATACATATAGAACGGCGTCTTGGCCTTCTTATCCACGTTCGGCTTCCACTCGTACCAGCCATCCATCGGGATCAGGCACCGCTTGTTCTTGGCGGAGTTGCGGAACGCCGGTGAGCTGGTCACCTTGTCGGCCCTGGCGTTGATCAACAACGGGCCCTTGGTGTCCGGACCGCCGTCCTGCGTGGTTTTCACCCACGGCGGGATAAGGCCCCAGCGCATCGAGCGGACCCGGCGGGTCGACTCGTCCTCGGGCTCGGTGTGCCGTTTGACCACGCTGCTGATGGTCGTGGTGGGAGCCACGTTGTAGTTGGCTCCCGCGACGTCCTTGTCCCCTGAGCTCGCCGAGCTTGCCGTGCTCTCGTCGATGGCCTGGATTTTCTGCGCCAGTAGCGCCGGATCGGTGGTCACCGCAAAACGTCCACACATAGTGCCCATGGTTGCAGAGTCGGCGGACAAGGCAGGATGTAGTGCGTGAGCGCACGTGAGGAGCAGATGACGAACTGGCCGGCACCGCAAGCGGCCACCCCGGTCGACGCCACGGTGGCGGTGCCGGGTTCGAAGTCGCTGACCAACCGCGCGCTCGTGCTGGCTGCGTTGGCCACCGCGCAGGGACCCTCGACGGTCCGTGGGGCGTTGCGCAGCCGCGACACCGATCTGATGATCGACGCCATCCGCACCCTGGGCGTCGCCGTGCAGGCCGCCGAGGGCGACGACACCGAGCTGACGGTCAGTGGCGCCATCGCGCCGGCGGTCGACGCCCGGGTCGACTGTGGACTGGCCGGAACGGTGCTGCGCTTCGTGCCGCCGGTCGCGGCGCTGAGCACCACAGCAGTGACGTTCGACGGGGATGAGCAGGCTCGGGCCCGGCCCATCGCCCCGCTGCTCGACGCGCTGCGCGGCTTGGGCGTGGACGTCGACGGTGACGGTTTGCCGTTCGCGGTGCGCGGTCGCGGGACCGTGGCCGGCGGCACCGTCGAGATCGACGCGTCGGGGTCCTCGCAGTTCGTCTCCGGGCTCTTGCTGTCCGGCGCGACGTTCACCGACGGGCTCACCATCGTGCACACCGGAACCTCGGTGCCCTCGGCTCCCCATGTGGCGATGACGGTGGCGATGCTGCGCGACGCCGGCGTCCAGGTCGACGACTCGGCCCCGAATCGCTGGCGGGTCTCCCCCGGACCGGTCGCCGCCCGCGACTGGAGCATCGAGCCGGACCTCTCCAACTCGACGCCGTTCCTGGCCGCGGCGATCGTCACCGGCGGAACCGTGCGCATCGCCGGCTGGCCGTCGGTGAGCATCCAGCCGGCCGACACCATCCTTGACCTGCTTGCCAAGGTGAATGCGACTGTCCACCAGCGTGATTCATACCTGGAAGTCAGCGGCGCCGAAGGCTACGACGGGTTTGACGCCGACCTGCACGACGTGGGCGAGCTGGCCCCCACGGTCGCCGCACTGGCCGCACTCGCCACCGAAGGCGCGACATCGCGGCTGCGGGGCATCGCGCATCTGCGCGGACACGAAACCGACCGGCTGGCGGCCCTGACCACCGAAATCAACGGGCTCGGCGGCGAATGCGCCGAAACCGAGGACGGTCTGCTCATCACGGCGCGGCCGTTGCACGGCGGGACCTGGCGCTCGTATGCCGACCATCGCATGGCCACCGCCGGCGCGATCATCGGCCTGCGGGTGCCCGGTGTCCAGGTGGAGAACATCGAGACGACGGCCAAGACCCTGCCCGATTTCCCGCTGATGTGGGTGCAGATGCTGGCG
Above is a window of Mycolicibacterium boenickei DNA encoding:
- a CDS encoding TetR/AcrR family transcriptional regulator; amino-acid sequence: MPPSRATGARDRLISVARRRFAAEGTIVPTLDEVRREAEVSVGSLYHHFPDKPALAAAVYAQVMAEYQAGFLAMLREQATAEEGIRGGVRNHLDWVAAHRGEAMLLLGDRLDSQELREANRNFFTTVRDWWRPHHTYGALVAMRPGITAALWLGPAQEYARYWIAGEVPDMDREAVEMFADAAWKALQARPIEEVS
- a CDS encoding DUF7782 domain-containing protein; the encoded protein is MSGTEGGVDAGLVDAIGADLRSAGFTTDGVADLLGADTDAALSRGVWWPVLRVTHAAPADRQRLAVLVRLLLLGTEEPPELVAAAFPSSSLQTLAANGVLEFRGDKVRAALDIRPHSDGERDFYVVSDQDAAVRRGPLRHDHVLGIGGASVSLARAVTRKPVGRALDLGTGCGIQALHMNAHCDEIVATDTNERALALAAMTARLGGMSWDLRHGSLFEPVAGERFDLIVSNPPFVVGSGARDYTYRDSGLAGDALCQSLIEQIGDHLLPGGTAHIMANWIVRDGREWQERVRGWLAGTGLHAWVVQRELADPVSYVSLWLADAGEDLDRQAQRGGQWLDWFAEQDIAGIGMGMISLRVPRAGEAPEQIFEEITGADEALTGTEVDAFFARRAYLRDTSDDALLAARLSTAPVFLEEQSLPGPEGWQEIGAAVRRPGGPAAVIGVDEVLRALLAGCRGEVPLGTLIQLLAAHHGVDSDALAQAALPEIREAIGRGILYQAE
- a CDS encoding enoyl-CoA hydratase/isomerase family protein translates to MDKPLYRSMVADGDAPDAPQRIRVERSGDRAVVTLDEPDRLNVLSAPLVRQLRRALEDLAADDDIRAVVLTGADPGFSAGGDLRMMRAAVENRYRGEGTADVWRWIRREFGGIARLIAGSDTIFVAALNGPAAGVGLAWALTCDVTIASEKAVIVPAFARLGLIPEVGTSWALTRRLGYQGALAYYLKGEHIDAEAAQRLGLVHEVVAHDKLLATADVWCSRVAALPPHAVAMAKPLLRAAADASWNDALTLEEFAEPTCFTTAAFADSVETMLSGGPRPR
- a CDS encoding SOS response-associated peptidase: MCGRFAVTTDPALLAQKIQAIDESTASSASSGDKDVAGANYNVAPTTTISSVVKRHTEPEDESTRRVRSMRWGLIPPWVKTTQDGGPDTKGPLLINARADKVTSSPAFRNSAKNKRCLIPMDGWYEWKPNVDKKAKTPFYMYADDGELLFMAGLWTTWRPQGAPKDAPPLLSCTIITTDAAGPLAEIHDRMPLTISAPDWDRWMDPDAPIDEGLLRGHGDLDRIAVREVSRLVNSVRNNGPELIEPAEPEEMGLF
- a CDS encoding class I SAM-dependent methyltransferase — translated: MPDPQISEPRPTNWAAGRYQAVAERIAVIAGEVVTAADRLRPVRDSALVDLACGTGSAALAAAEAGAKVTGVDLTAELVAIAAERPGADAVHWVVADAANTGLPDGAFGTVVSNMGIIFVEPTSLVAEVARLLTPGGVFAFSTWVRDDAGSPFFTPIVETLGQPPASVYSPDQWGDLDIVQSRLAAGFDDVLFETGSHTWQFDSVETALRFIADESPMHVDLLGRVDETTRDRLLDAFTAALSAQADDEGRVSFEAPYAVVTAHRRA
- the aroA gene encoding 3-phosphoshikimate 1-carboxyvinyltransferase — encoded protein: MTNWPAPQAATPVDATVAVPGSKSLTNRALVLAALATAQGPSTVRGALRSRDTDLMIDAIRTLGVAVQAAEGDDTELTVSGAIAPAVDARVDCGLAGTVLRFVPPVAALSTTAVTFDGDEQARARPIAPLLDALRGLGVDVDGDGLPFAVRGRGTVAGGTVEIDASGSSQFVSGLLLSGATFTDGLTIVHTGTSVPSAPHVAMTVAMLRDAGVQVDDSAPNRWRVSPGPVAARDWSIEPDLSNSTPFLAAAIVTGGTVRIAGWPSVSIQPADTILDLLAKVNATVHQRDSYLEVSGAEGYDGFDADLHDVGELAPTVAALAALATEGATSRLRGIAHLRGHETDRLAALTTEINGLGGECAETEDGLLITARPLHGGTWRSYADHRMATAGAIIGLRVPGVQVENIETTAKTLPDFPLMWVQMLAGDAPTGPHTKGK
- the ampC gene encoding class C beta-lactamase, translated to MLRDIRNSTRAAALLLVAVLLGMSTNTTASARPDALATAVDHAFRPLMAQYDIPGMSIAVTVNGQQRYFNFGVADRQRMTPVTPDTLFEIGSVSKTFTATLASYAQALGRISLTDHPSIYMPQLTGSAIDKADLLNLGTFTAGGLPLQFPPDVTDDAQMQTWFHQWQPDAAPGQQRRYSNPSIGLLGHLTALAMNRDFSDLVEQEVFPKLQLRHSYIRVPQSQMENYAWGYNADNEPIRVNPGVFDAEAYGVKSSAADLLRFVETNIAPNDLEAPMRDAVQGTHVGYFKVGDMVQGLGWEQYPYPVTLDRLLAGNSTTMAMQPNPAAPLTPQPTSTPRLFNKTGSTDGFGAYAVFVPDKRIGLVMLANKNYPITARVSAAHAVLQQLSNT